The DNA window AAGGTTCAAGCTGAGAGCTAGGAAGAATACATCAACACTGAGTTCTCCCAAAAAACTGAAGTTACATGTTCATTCTAAAATTGCTGGTGGCCAACCAAGTTCTGAAAGGGTTGTAGAGGAAGATGGAGATTATGAAAGTGAAGAGCTTGGAAGTTATGATCCAGATGCTAGTGATGATGAAAAGATGCCCAAATATGAGAAGTTTAGGGGAGACTTACTCAACAAAGACTATGAGTTCAAACTAGGTATGGAGTTTAACTCTCTTGTTGATTTCAAAGATGCCATAAGAGAATGGTCTGTTTTAAATGGTAGAGAGATTAggtttgtgaaaaatgaaagtaatAGGGTAAGGGTAGAATGTAGGGGTAAATGTGGTTTTTTAGCCCTTTGTAGTAAAGTTGGTGACAAACAAACTTTTCAATTAAAGACTTGGGTGGGGACACATACATGTGCTAGGGTTTTGAATAACAAGTCAGCAAACTCTAAGTGGGTGTCTAAGGTTGTGGTAGAAAAGAGGCAGTATAGTGGCAAAGTCAAAGTTTCAGATCTAATGGCAGAATTAAGGAGCAAATACTCAGTTGGAATTACTAAAGGAAGGGCATGGAGAGGAAAAAACATAGCTGAGGAAATTATTGAAGGTGACTCATGTAAGCAATATTCAATGTTATATAGATATGCTGCAGAACTTAAGAAACAAAATGATGGAAACACTGCAAAGATCAATGTGGAGAGGCCAATCCCAACTCTTCCACCAAGATTTGGGAGCTTCTACTTTTGTTTTGATGGCTGCAAGAAAGGCTTTCTGCAAGGTTGCAGACCATTTATTGGTGTAGATGGTTGTCATTTGAAGACAAAATATGGTGGCCAACTACTTATTGCTGTAGCTAGAGATCCCAATGATCAATACTTTCCTCTAGCATTTGGTGTTGTGGAGACAGAGTCAAAAGAAAGTTGGAGATGGTTTTTGCAACTACTAATGGAAGACAATTGACAACAAGGGAGATATGTTTTTATATCTGACCAACAAAAGGTAACTGTGTATATTGTTAGTATTTTTCATATCCTCTAGCATAAATTGGTTATCATTTAGTAACTGTGTTATGTTTAGGGACTAGTGTTATGTTTAGTAACTGTGTTATGTATAGTAACTGTGTAATGTTTAGTAATTGTGTAATGTTTAATGTCAATATTATAGGGACTAGTGGTTGTGTTTGAAGAGATGTTTGAGTCAATCGAGCATAGAATATGTCTAAGGCATCTGTATGCCAACTTCAAAAAGAAATTTGGTGGAGGTAGTGCAATCAGGGATCTAATGATGGGAGCAGCAAAAGCAACTTATGTACAGGCTTGGGAGAAAAAGATGTCTGAGTTAAGGCACTTTGATCCAAAGGCTTGGGAGTGGCTAGTTGGTGTTCCTACCAAACTATGGTGTATGCATGCCTTCAGCTATTATCCAAAGTGCGATGTCCTTATGAATAACATCAGTGAGTCTTTTAATAGTACCATATTGCAGGCTAGAGATAAACCAATTATCACTATGTGTGAGTGGATTAGAAATTATCTCATGAATAGGATAGCTGGTAGTTTAACAAAGTTAGACAAATGGAAACATAAAACCATGCCTATGCCAAGGAAAAGAATGGACAAGGAAGTTGCACTTAGTGGTAATTGGATTCCTACTTGGTGTGAAAATATGATATGGCAGGTTAACCATACTTTTGATGGTCATCAATTCATTGTTGACCTTAGTAAAAAAACCTGTACTTGTTGTTTTTGGGATCTTGTAGGTATTCCATGCAGGCATGCTATAGCAGCTATGAGTTATCAGAACTTGGATCCAGAAACATTTGTGGATAGCTGCTATAGCAGGGAAACATACACTAAATGCTATTCCTTCAGTGTAAGCCCAACAAATGGAATGGATATGTGGCCTAATGTTGAAGTTGAGGATGTGCTTCCACCAACATTTAAGAAAGGTCCAGGCAGACCAAGGAAACTTAGGATTAGAGAGCTTGATGAAAATGGATCTAGGATGAGAAGGCCTGGAGTTACTTACAGATGTACTAAATGTGATAAAATTGGGCATAACTCAAGAAAATGTCAGAGTACTCAACAACATCCTGATGCATTAAAGAGAAAGGTCAGTTTAATTATGTACTAATTATGTCATGTTATTATTGTATGTTCTGTCAATTATGTTCATAGAGGTTGGTGCTAATTATGTTTTGTCATTAATTTGTGTATCACTAGAGAAAAGCACCAAGAAATGTCCATAGAGCCAACATTACAACTGCTGAGGAGGTGATTGCAAGCACTGCACCTGCTAAGGAGGTCATGGCAAGCACTGCAAATGCTGAGGAGGTGATGGCAACTCAGTCATCACAGCTAGTGAATCCAACACAGACCcccaaaaagaaaaacaaaaagtcTCCCAAAAAGAAGAACACAAAGTGAAGACTGTGTGCAATATTTAAGTTGATGTCATTTTGAATATTTTGACTAAATTTTATGTAATTTTGGGtcagtttatgtgcaacattatGTATCAGTTTATGTGTAACACTAAGTATGAGTTTATGTGCAACACTATGTATCATTTTGGGTCAGTTTATGACTCAGTTTGTTTGCTACTATGTATCATTTTGTCTTGTATCAGTTTATAACTCAGTTTGTATGCTACTCTGTGTTCAACTTACATTATGACTCAGTTTCTATGCAACTGTGTTCAGCTTACATTATGTATCATTTTGTGCAACTTTATAGCAATTTTGGGTCAGCTTACATTATGGTAAACATAGCAGAAAAACAGATTGTTAAACACAATTTAATTCATTCATTTCAAGCAACATTATAGCCAACTCAACAACATTTCATTCATTTCAACCATAATACAACAGTTACAACAGATTGTTTATTGACTACTTAGCTAGATTACAAAGAGTAAACATAACAGAAAAACAGATCCAAGATGCAATAAGAGTGTATGTGAGGACATTAATAGTCTTCTGATCCTTTGCAGACTTCTGTTTCAGTTTGTCAATTTTCTTGTTGTTCAATGATTTCCCCAACTCGTCTACAAATGTCTTCCCAAACTCTGCTCCATAGTTCCTCATAACCTCTAACATCTTTTCACTTccacaagaaactccatcatacatatTTTCTTCAACTTTTCCACTTTCAATTTCATCATCCCAGTGAAACCCATTGCAATCATTCTCCTTCTGCCAAATCAAACATCACAACCTTATGAACATaaataaaaccctaactcttgTGAATTATCAAAATAAAGTCAAATCAACATGGAG is part of the Vicia villosa cultivar HV-30 ecotype Madison, WI linkage group LG2, Vvil1.0, whole genome shotgun sequence genome and encodes:
- the LOC131650237 gene encoding uncharacterized protein LOC131650237 → MGAAKATYVQAWEKKMSELRHFDPKAWEWLVGVPTKLWCMHAFSYYPKCDVLMNNISESFNSTILQARDKPIITMCEWIRNYLMNRIAGSLTKLDKWKHKTMPMPRKRMDKEVALSGNWIPTWCENMIWQVNHTFDGHQFIVDLSKKTCTCCFWDLVGIPCRHAIAAMSYQNLDPETFVDSCYSRETYTKCYSFSVSPTNGMDMWPNVEVEDVLPPTFKKGPGRPRKLRIRELDENGSRMRRPGVTYRCTKCDKIGHNSRKCQSTQQHPDALKRKRKAPRNVHRANITTAEEVIASTAPAKEVMASTANAEEVMATQSSQLVNPTQTPKKKNKKSPKKKNTK
- the LOC131650238 gene encoding uncharacterized protein LOC131650238, whose amino-acid sequence is MSGASESSGVNSCGRRAPVCGHHLPMRIFVSKSRSNPGRRYWKCKYWGKENDCNGFHWDDEIESGKVEENMYDGVSCGSEKMLEVMRNYGAEFGKTFVDELGKSLNNKKIDKLKQKSAKDQKTINVLTYTLIASWICFSVMFTLCNLAK